Proteins encoded in a region of the bacterium genome:
- a CDS encoding four helix bundle protein, whose product MKAGEEKETQESRRGSTREEGHGNKHGFDLEERTLEFAKAVIRLCKKAQKGLIERELVAQLVRSSGSVGANYREANEALSRKDFRMRIKISRKEAKESCYWLDLLQEAAPQLRDEIRPLWQEGDELRRILSSILNKTS is encoded by the coding sequence ATGAAAGCAGGCGAAGAAAAAGAAACGCAAGAAAGCAGAAGGGGAAGCACAAGAGAAGAAGGGCACGGCAACAAGCATGGGTTTGACCTTGAGGAGAGGACCCTGGAGTTTGCCAAGGCGGTAATAAGGCTATGCAAGAAGGCCCAAAAGGGCTTGATCGAGAGGGAACTGGTTGCGCAGCTTGTGCGTTCAAGCGGATCGGTTGGTGCCAACTACCGGGAGGCAAATGAAGCGCTGAGCAGGAAGGATTTCCGGATGCGTATCAAGATAAGCCGCAAAGAGGCAAAGGAATCATGCTACTGGCTCGATCTCCTACAAGAGGCTGCGCCTCAGCTTCGGGACGAGATCAGGCCCCTCTGGCAAGAGGGGGACGAACTAAGGAGAATACTATCATCGATCCTCAATAAGACATCTTGA
- the asnB gene encoding asparagine synthase (glutamine-hydrolyzing) has product MAVSIMCGICGQYNFASGEPVSQETLRRMANTMIHRGPDDEGYFVSGPLGFGFRRLSIIDLEGGHQPMSNEDGSVWIVFNGEIYNFPELRHDLEAKGHTFLTRSDTEVIVHGYEEWGEEVLDRLNGMFGLAIWDGAKKKLVVARDPMGIKLVYYRIQNGSFWFGSEMRPILAAMQEKPDVDHLSVNLFLRYRYTPSPLTIVKGVMKLAAGSKIVLQDGNYRISRWYNFRPVPFDPPKSEDEAEEELLEIYKRAIKRQLISDVPLGLLLSGGIDSGLLLALMSLCGNGWPTFSIGYGDSYKDDELQDAAQTASLFGARHTSIQIDRQTFEESLAKIVSYLEEPVTSSSIVPMYFVSQRARQDVKVALIGQGPDELFGGYTRHLGIRYGGYWRALPAWIRKGLGRLGETLPRNETLKRGLYSLDVMDGLRRYQQVFSIVPAEVVDGLFSDGILPPTPGDKVLEFWGDLEPCMTYLDDLGRLQHLELRSSLPDELLMFGDKLSMAHSLEVRVPYLDKEIVEYIQGLPANYKIRNWSRKWLHRRICNRFLPKEVTHRKKRGFAVNVVDQWFRDTLKTRTDDMLSDPQSLIFDFIRQREVERLLNEHRLGNQNNYKILFSLIALEVWMRSSIAATE; this is encoded by the coding sequence TTGGCAGTATCTATAATGTGTGGCATCTGCGGTCAATATAACTTCGCCTCAGGCGAACCGGTTTCCCAGGAAACCCTCCGCCGCATGGCCAACACCATGATCCATCGCGGCCCGGATGACGAGGGCTATTTCGTCTCTGGACCATTGGGATTTGGATTTCGGAGACTGTCCATTATCGATCTGGAGGGCGGCCATCAGCCCATGTCCAATGAGGATGGCTCGGTTTGGATTGTTTTCAACGGAGAAATTTATAACTTCCCGGAACTGAGGCATGATCTGGAGGCAAAGGGCCATACATTTCTCACAAGGTCTGATACCGAGGTCATAGTCCATGGCTACGAAGAGTGGGGCGAAGAGGTACTCGATCGTTTAAATGGCATGTTTGGCTTGGCCATATGGGATGGAGCTAAGAAGAAGCTGGTTGTTGCGCGAGATCCCATGGGGATAAAGCTTGTATACTACAGGATTCAAAATGGCTCCTTCTGGTTCGGGTCTGAAATGCGACCTATCTTGGCCGCGATGCAGGAAAAACCGGATGTGGATCATCTTTCTGTCAATCTCTTCCTTCGCTACAGATATACGCCATCGCCGCTTACGATTGTAAAAGGGGTAATGAAGCTTGCGGCGGGAAGCAAGATAGTTCTTCAAGATGGTAATTATAGAATCTCTCGGTGGTACAACTTTAGGCCAGTTCCCTTCGATCCACCCAAGAGCGAGGATGAGGCAGAGGAGGAGCTTCTTGAAATCTACAAAAGGGCGATCAAGCGTCAGCTCATAAGCGATGTCCCCCTTGGGCTTCTTTTGAGTGGGGGTATCGACTCGGGTTTGTTGCTTGCTCTGATGAGCCTTTGCGGAAACGGATGGCCCACCTTCAGCATAGGTTACGGAGATTCCTATAAAGACGATGAGCTTCAAGATGCGGCACAAACAGCATCTTTGTTTGGGGCTCGCCACACCTCGATTCAAATTGACCGCCAAACCTTCGAGGAGAGCCTTGCAAAGATTGTCTCATACCTCGAAGAACCCGTTACCTCATCCTCTATTGTGCCCATGTACTTCGTCTCACAAAGGGCGCGCCAGGATGTAAAGGTGGCTTTGATAGGGCAAGGGCCTGATGAACTCTTTGGCGGTTACACCAGGCACTTGGGAATCAGGTACGGAGGTTACTGGAGGGCGCTTCCGGCGTGGATACGAAAGGGTCTGGGAAGGCTTGGTGAAACACTTCCTCGGAATGAGACATTGAAGAGAGGCCTCTATTCCCTCGATGTTATGGATGGCCTGAGGAGGTATCAGCAAGTCTTCTCCATAGTACCGGCTGAAGTGGTGGATGGTCTGTTCAGTGATGGAATCCTCCCACCAACACCTGGTGACAAAGTGCTTGAGTTTTGGGGGGATCTTGAACCATGTATGACTTATCTGGACGATCTGGGAAGATTACAGCATTTGGAGCTTCGCTCATCGCTTCCGGATGAGCTTCTCATGTTTGGCGACAAGCTGTCCATGGCCCATAGCCTGGAGGTGCGTGTGCCTTATTTGGACAAGGAGATCGTAGAGTACATTCAAGGACTTCCGGCCAATTACAAGATCAGGAATTGGTCGAGAAAATGGCTCCATCGCAGGATTTGCAATCGTTTCCTCCCCAAAGAGGTAACTCATAGAAAAAAGCGTGGCTTCGCTGTCAATGTTGTTGACCAGTGGTTCCGTGATACCTTGAAAACAAGGACAGATGACATGCTTTCCGACCCGCAATCCCTCATCTTTGATTTCATTCGACAAAGAGAAGTGGAGCGTCTTTTAAACGAGCATCGATTAGGAAATCAAAACAATTACAAGATTCTCTTCAGTTTGATAGCCCTTGAGGTATGGATGAGGTCGTCTATTGCTGCCACTGAATGA
- a CDS encoding Gfo/Idh/MocA family oxidoreductase, translated as MIRVAIVGCGKVAEQHASQIKRIKKASLVGVCDTERLMALQMQERFDVPTATESLEELFERARPDVVHITTPPQSHYSLAAASLNAGCHVYVEKPFTINAREAEDLLRMAEEKKLKITAGHNMQFTVASMRMRRLVASGFLGGPPVHMEAYYGYDLGDPTYAKAFLGDRHHWLRHLPGGLIQNVISHAVAKIAEFLEGEQAVVRAMGFRSPLLRGIGETEIFDELRAIVSDGRSTTAYLTFSTCMRPALHQLRLFGPKNGLELDEDHQSLIRLRGASHKSYLEQFVPPFSMARQYAGQGLSNIKAFLRQDLHNDVGMKQLMETFYGSIEGKNPLPISYREILLTARIMDEIFAQLREGRAEGGATQ; from the coding sequence ATGATCCGAGTCGCCATAGTGGGCTGCGGGAAGGTAGCCGAGCAACATGCTTCTCAGATTAAGAGAATCAAGAAAGCGTCCCTGGTTGGGGTGTGCGATACCGAGAGGTTGATGGCTCTCCAGATGCAGGAGCGCTTCGACGTCCCGACAGCAACCGAGAGTCTCGAAGAGTTGTTCGAGAGGGCCCGGCCCGATGTTGTGCACATAACCACTCCTCCTCAAAGCCATTATTCTCTGGCTGCGGCTTCCCTAAATGCCGGATGCCACGTTTATGTGGAAAAACCTTTCACAATAAACGCCAGGGAGGCTGAGGATCTCTTGAGGATGGCCGAAGAAAAAAAACTCAAAATCACGGCTGGCCACAACATGCAGTTTACCGTGGCATCCATGAGGATGCGAAGGCTTGTGGCTTCAGGCTTCCTGGGTGGGCCTCCTGTGCACATGGAGGCGTACTATGGTTATGATCTAGGCGACCCCACCTATGCAAAGGCTTTTTTGGGAGACCGTCACCATTGGTTGAGGCATCTCCCAGGTGGGCTCATTCAGAACGTGATCAGCCATGCTGTGGCCAAAATCGCCGAGTTTTTGGAAGGAGAACAGGCTGTGGTCAGGGCCATGGGATTTCGTAGCCCACTTCTAAGAGGCATTGGAGAGACCGAGATATTTGACGAGTTAAGGGCCATCGTATCAGACGGCCGCTCAACCACGGCTTACCTAACCTTTTCCACATGTATGCGCCCGGCCCTTCACCAGTTGCGGCTCTTTGGCCCGAAAAACGGTCTCGAGTTGGACGAGGACCATCAGAGCCTAATTAGGCTTCGAGGTGCGTCCCACAAGAGCTATCTGGAGCAATTTGTTCCCCCCTTTTCCATGGCCCGGCAGTATGCTGGGCAGGGCCTTTCCAACATCAAGGCCTTTCTCAGGCAGGACCTCCATAATGACGTGGGGATGAAGCAGCTGATGGAAACCTTCTACGGGTCTATCGAGGGCAAGAATCCACTTCCCATCTCTTACCGAGAAATCCTTCTCACAGCCAGGATCATGGACGAAATCTTCGCACAACTCCGTGAAGGGCGGGCCGAAGGTGGAGCAACCCAATGA
- a CDS encoding glycosyltransferase family 2 protein — protein MNQSNSTRLRYVLITPARNEEAFIRFTIESVISQTVLPECWVIVSDGSTDRTDDIVKEYLPKYRWIELLRLPEKRDRSFAGKVTCFEAGRLRASNVPHEILGNLDGDVSFEPDYMEFLIEKFESIPNLGVAGTPFVEDGYSSIADSFEGGNHVAGGCQLFRKECFDEIGGYVPNKEGGIDWIAVTTARMKGWKTMSFKEKTFFHHRPLGTGGAPGIRALYHYGRKDYYLGNHPIWEILRFLYRLSKRPYVVGALVLLGGYLWAAATRMERPISPELMRFHRREEMEKLKMILVSLMKLKRFDKYAGQ, from the coding sequence ATGAATCAGAGCAACTCAACTAGATTGCGATATGTTCTCATCACCCCTGCCCGAAATGAAGAGGCTTTCATAAGGTTCACCATAGAGTCGGTGATCTCCCAAACCGTCCTGCCGGAGTGCTGGGTCATCGTGAGCGACGGATCTACGGACCGGACAGACGACATCGTTAAAGAGTACCTTCCGAAATACCGTTGGATTGAACTGCTGCGCCTGCCTGAAAAAAGAGACAGAAGCTTCGCAGGCAAGGTTACATGTTTTGAGGCGGGTCGCCTGAGGGCCTCCAATGTTCCCCATGAGATTTTGGGCAACTTAGATGGCGATGTGTCCTTTGAGCCCGATTACATGGAGTTTCTCATAGAAAAGTTTGAGAGCATACCAAATCTTGGGGTGGCCGGGACCCCTTTTGTCGAAGACGGGTACAGCTCCATCGCGGACAGCTTCGAGGGGGGAAACCATGTGGCTGGAGGATGCCAGTTATTCAGAAAAGAATGCTTTGATGAAATAGGAGGATACGTTCCCAATAAGGAAGGAGGCATAGACTGGATCGCAGTTACGACGGCCCGCATGAAGGGTTGGAAGACCATGTCCTTCAAGGAAAAGACATTTTTCCATCACCGCCCCCTTGGTACAGGAGGGGCGCCTGGGATTAGGGCCCTGTATCATTACGGGAGAAAGGATTACTATCTGGGGAATCACCCGATTTGGGAGATTTTGAGGTTCCTGTATCGTCTGAGCAAGAGGCCGTATGTTGTGGGAGCATTAGTCCTACTTGGAGGCTACCTATGGGCTGCAGCCACACGGATGGAACGTCCCATCTCGCCCGAACTCATGCGTTTTCACAGGCGCGAAGAGATGGAAAAGCTAAAGATGATTCTCGTTAGTCTTATGAAACTCAAGCGTTTTGACAAATACGCTGGACAATAA